AGCTTCTCTCGCTATCCTCCCCACCAGCCTTACCTCCACAACGCCCTGAGACTTCTCTTTGCCTGGAACTCCATTTCTCAGGGCTGGCCCtgaatgtctccagatattgacATCCTAACATAGGGGGTCCTGGTCCatgaataatttacattttatgtgCCCATGatctaaataaatgtataattactAGTAATTACACCGTGTTtcctcttcactttctttctggtctctctctctgGACACCTAGGAACGCTGGCTGCAGGCCACAACCAGTTCAATTCAATTATCAAACATTTGTCAGGTTCCACAGGCAGTGCCAGGCAGTGGCTCCCATGCCCAACTGAGGGTCAGAATCTCCAGCGGAacctccagagattctgattccaaGCTTTGGGGTGAGAGATGAGGGTCTGTCACATTCAGAGAGGCAGCAAAGACAAGGAGAAGGCATTTCTGGTGGAGAAAATGAAGTGACTGGAAGCAGTGGGTCATATGGTTAAGCACAGGTCTGGTTTTCAGATAGAAAAAGCATTTTGAGGAGTCAAGGGTAATAAGGTTGGAAACAGAGCTCGATAAATGCTAGTTTCCTCTATTTCCCTTTAAAAGGCAGATGATGAATCAGGTTTGAGAACCAGGTCTGGAGCCAGTGGTGCCCTGGGGAACAGGGACGCTGAACCCTCCCAGAGTGGGGCCTGACCCGCTTCCATCAGGCCCTGGCGCTGGGTCCTGTCTTTTcagttaacctctctgggcctcagtttccctaacaGTTATAATCAACACAACAGCAACCTCTAGTTATTAGAGCTGTCCTCCTGCCCTACACCAAGCTCAGCCTTgatctcactgaatcctcatctcAGCCCACGAGGTGGGAACCCTTCTCATCCTCACTTGACACATAAGTTCTTGGAGGTTGAAcaactcacccaaggtcacccGTCGTTTAAGTGACTGACTCTCTAGGCCTAGTCTTGAGCAAGGTAAGTGTGTGTCGACTCCGATGGCTCATGGCAGGCTGGACCCCTGGCCTGGGAGCGCCGCTATGCTGCCCGACCTTCAGTGTGCCGGGGGCGCTGCTGGGGCCGCAGGCGAGTCTGCGTGGGGAAGCGAAGCGTGGATTCCAGCGCTTTCCCGTGGATCCATCTCGGAGCTGCTTTGCTCTGTGTACGCAGGAAATGACCTGCCACAACTAGCAGGTGGGCGCCCAGCTGAAGCTGGGGTTTGGATCCGGTTCCTCCCCAACTCGGCCCGGGCAGGCGGCTTGGGGAGTTCGGCGGTGGCGCCTGGCGCCCTCTGGCGGCCCGGGGAGGGGGATGTCCTTCTCGGCCGCGGACAGCCTGGACCGCCTGCCAGCTGAGAAGGGTCATTTTTAGAAGCCACCAGTGCTGTCCTCGAGGGTCTTAGGAACTCGTCCGTGAGCTGAGTGGGGAAAAGTGGAAAGAAGACTCGAGTCTTCAGGTTGAGGTTTTTGGCACCAGAGCCCCCAGTCGTCTTGGATGGGCGCCTTGGGTTCTTATGGGGAGATGGGGACGGGGACGGGGATGCCCCCTCCTTACCTGCCTCCAGATCTCCGTGGGACTTCTGCTGGATGCGACGAGTGACAGCCCCTTGTCAGATCAGAAGCGTTACTATAGAGCAAAGACTTGTTTTCATGAGAAAAATAACTGACAGTCCACGATGCCAAGGACCAATGGCCCTGGGCCTGGGGAAAGGAGctgaggagagaaaaggagaaggcgACAGCCCGGGAGAGCGGGAGTGAGCAAGACCGCGGGGCACTGGGGAAGGCTGTCGTCGGGTTCAGCAGAGAGACACACTGTTTAGGGCAAAGGGAGCGTTATGCCGAGATCTGGGCAATGGTGTAACTTTATAAATGCTCATTTATTGTTCCTTTCCCTTAATTCAAAGGGTAGACAGTAATGGTGGTTATAtttgtttctacaaaacaaaaaacagttaacATATTGGCTTCTCTAAGTGGGTTTCCCAGTGACTTGGGCAAGGTCCCCACGCCACTGCAGGCTGTATGGAGGCCAGTCCCCACCCGCCTCTGTGTTCTGGGCCTTCTTCCCAGGCACCTGTCCAGGGACCCCCAAAGCATCACCCTCTGCCTACACCCCCACCTTCTCACCCCGCCTAGTTTTGGGGGATCATTCCTTGTGTTCCAGCCAGAGGGCTCCTCGGTGAGAGCAGTGAGGGCAGCAACGCCTGCACATGGCAGGACAGGTCAGTGCACTGGCAAATGGGTCTTGGTTTTAGACATACCTGGATTGGCACCCAAGCCTTCCCCCCTCACTGGCTGTGCTCCCCACTTTTCCAAGCCTCAATTTTCCCATCagcaaaatgggaaaataataacaTCATAAttattaaagattaaatgagatcatgaacCTTGCATGCATAATACCATGTCAGGGGCAAAGGAAGAAGAcaggtgtttgtttttaaagtttctacaCTTCGGGTCATATATGAGAAGTTACTTGACAAGTAGCATTGGCTGGGCTTCCCATCTTAGGAAAGAGGAAACCTTGCAGTGTGTGATTGTTTCAAGGCATTGTTTCAGAGCAACGTGGCCACCAGCCGAGGGGCCTCCCGGCTGCACAGTGACCCAGGCTACCCAAAGGCTTTGCCCAAAGCAACTGACCACCCTGAGAGAAGGATGAGCAATTATCATCTATGtcccattttaataaaataagttgAAACCAAAGCAGACTaatgacttgcctgaggtcacctGGGCAGTGAGGATTCGAACTCAGGCCTTTGCTCTTACTGTTACCAGAGTTTATTAACTACATTGGCAGaaggaaaacaatttttattgtaatttcaCTGAAAAGACACCACACATGAAATTCCAATGTCATATTCACATATCTAAGCATCCAGGGTAGAGCACTACTGAGCAGCACGTACCCGTTTTCTTCTTGTTTAGTTtgcccctcccaggttcaagtgattctcctgcctcagcctcccgagcagctgggattacaggtgcccaccaccaccatgcctggctaattttcttttttttttgagatggagtttcacttttgttgtccagtctagagtgcaatggttcgatctcagctcaccccaacctcctcctccttggttcaagggattcccctgcctcagcctcccaagtagctgggattacaggcatgtgccaccacacccagcttagtttttgtatttttagtagagatggggtttctccatgttggtcagactggtctcaaactcctgatctcaggtgatccacccacctcagcttcccaaagtgctgggattacaggcatgagcccctgtgccagccttaatttttgtatttttagtacagatggagtttcatcatgttggccaggctggtcttgaactcctgacctcaagtgatccatccacctcggcctctcaaagtgctgagattacaggcatggaccaccgcGCTTGGCCCCCACAGTGGTTTCTCAGCCTCTTGTCATCACTCAATATCAAAGTACCTCAATTGACAAGTCTGATGTCTAGCCAAACTTCACATGCGCTGCTGCACCCACCAGCATGTGTTTTCAGTCACTTATTTTCAAGGAGAAGAGAACATTTATCCACATAATCCTTCCTAAAATGAAAAACTGTTATAAAATTGATATCCATCCCAATCCCCTTTTACTTCGATATTCCTGAGGTACATCCCTATTACCTGAAGAATTCCAGAGCTGTAAGAATTGGGAGGATGCCTCTGAAGTATCCACATACTGAACAGGCTCTTGGGCAACCCATGGAGGAGGAGCAGGCGCACTTATAGAGCACCCCTGAGGCAGAGTGGCCAGGACAGAAATGTACTAGGCTTCCCACGTCCCAGCCAATCAAGCACAGCACTTCAGTACCGTCAATACCTGCTGACTGAATAAAAGAAAGTCAAAACCAaaccaaggccaggtgcagtggctcaagcctgtaatcctagcactttgggagcctgaggtgagcagatcacttgaagtcagaagtttgagaccagcctggccaacgtggggaaacctcatctctactaaaaataccaaaaaattagcttggtgtggcgacgggcgcctgtaatcccagctattcgggaggctgaggcaggccaatcacttgaacccaggaggcagaggttgcagtgggccgatacttgcactgcactccagcctgggtgactctgtatcaaaaaataataaataagtaaacaaaccaAACCAGGAATGACCAGGTCCAAGGACAGTCTGGGAGTTGCACAGTTTTCACCCCAATAGACCACAGACCTCATCCGGCACTCAGGCAACAGCCCAACCTGACATTCAAGCAGAAGAGCTGTCATTCATTCACGCATTCCTTCAGCTGTTTACTGGGTACCATGCACTGTgactgggaagatggccgacaGCCCAACTCTCATGCTGAGTGTTCCTGCCGGAATGTTCCCAGACACAGCTCTAGACCAAAGCAGGGCACATAGGGCTCCTGTCCCGACTGACCACCTGGGGCCATGCATCCTGCTTAAGCACCACATGGCCAGGGCAGCCTGGCACCCCCTAAAGGCTGTCCAAATGCAGTTTGTATCTAAGCAATACCTTCATATGATTCCTAAATCAATACCGTACAAAGAGGTTTGTAATGAAAGgtctccctcctgccctgccccatcTGCCACATTCCTACTGCTCCCCACAACCAGGTGCTATTTTAGTGGTTTCTTGTGTATCCTTCTAgagtttctttatccaattttgtattttccccCTTTCTTACATAAAGGTAGTATACCACTTACACTAGCTTGGACTTCGAAAACAGggtatttcattttcaaaatgctaCTGACTTTACATAATCACGATACCCACTTCTGTGTTCCACCTAGTTTATTGGTAAAAGTGAACACAAGTCAAGGCTTTGCAAGTATTTTGCTCAGATGTGCAGAAAGAACTAGCTCTCCTGCCTGGAATGGTGAGGGAAAGCGCAGCCAGCCCCTTGAGCTCAGGCTGACTCTCGGTGTTTCTTTGGAGAGCGTTGCTTAGTAACAGTTGCAGGGGACAGCATACAGAGGGGAGGAAAGGACGCAGGAGATGAGGGAGGGTGCGTTTGTTTTCTAGCAAGGCCCATGAGTGGGAGCAGTGGGGAAAATCTTTAGATCTTTTAACCACCAAAATCATGTCTGCTTACTGCAATCAACCAAtaatctaaagtaaaataaagaaatcaagaaattaagtGAAAAGCCAATCTCAATCCCACTTCCCCAAAGTAATGATCCTTAATAGTTGGGGCAGTAGTTGGCCCCATTTTACAGGAGGGTAACATAGAGGTAATAGGTAAGGAAGTGTTTTTCTGGGGTCCTAAGAGATGCCCACGGGGAAGTCAGGATTGGAGGCTACTCAAGGCCGGGCTACCCAGGGGTTCTGAGAGGAGGGCAGGGAGCTAGGAACAGGGAGAGGGGGCCGGTTCCTGTGAGCAAGTGGCACTGTTGCCTATGATCAGGAGCAGAAATTCTAGCACTTCTGCTCACTGTATCTTGTCATTGGAGTTGCCGGGGAAACAGCACAGTCAAGTCCAGGCTCCCCCACTTTACTCATATTAGAAAAGAGCAggcagagggccgggcgcggtggctcaagcctgtaatcccagcactttgggaggccgaggagtggatcacgaggtcaagagatcaagaccatcctggtcaacatggtgaaaccctgtctctactaaaaatacaaaaaattagctgggcatggtggcacgtgcctgtaatcccagctactcaggaggctgaggcaggagaattgcctgaacccaggaggcggaggttgcggtgagccgagatcgcgccattgcactccagcctgggtaacaagagcaaaactccgtctcaaaaaaaagaaaagaaaagaaaagaaaagaaatgggcgcggtggctcacgcctataatcccagcactttgggaggccaaggcgggtggatcacaaggtcaagagatccagaccatcttggtcaacaaggtgaaaccccgtctctactaaaaatacaaaaattagccgggcgtggtggtgcacgcctgttgtcccaactactcgggaggctgaggcaggagaattgcttgaacccagaaggcagaggttgcggtgagccgagatcgtgccattgcactccagcctgggtaacaacagcaaaactccatctcaaaaaaaaaaaaaaaaaaaaagaaaagaaaaagaaaagagcagcaAACAGCTTCAGTGGTGGGTGTTGCACCCTGTGGCTAGCAGGTCCAGCCAAGTGGCAACCCAGAGCCATTAGCCTGCACAAACCTTTCTGTTCTGCAGCAGAAGGACCTTGCCCCTCCCCAGCAGGAACAGATACAGTGGTGGGCTTGGCCAGGTGCCATGTGATACACACTTAAGCAGAATAAAGGACTACACAACAAGTCTAAACAGGAAAGACACACCCACGAAAGGTGACAAGTCCAGCATAGGCTTGAGAAAGCTTTAGCTCTTTGTGAGGAACGTTCCAGGTCCATTCTTGTGTGGCTTCTCAGAGGGGGCAGAAAAGCTGAGGCTGCCTTTCCCAACAGCACACTCCCCTACTCTCAGTCCACTCCAGGCTGCCTTTCCGCCCTTCCCGTGTTTGCCACGTTGCAGTATCCACATCTGTTCTCAGCCCTTGTGTGACTCTGAACAAGGACAGTCTTTTGTTGTTGGTGAGACACGGTCTCgctctgtgggccaggctggagtgcaatggtgccatctcggctcactgcgacctctgcctcaagaactcaagggatcctcctatctctgccccaagtagctgggaccacaggcatgcatcacaacgcctggctaatttttgtattttttgtagagacggggtttcaccatgttgcccaggctggtctcaaactcctgggctcaagtaatccgcctgccttggcctcccacattgttgggattacaggtgtgagccatggtgcccagccaggaCAGTCTTACTGACTACGGCACACCCAGGCCTCACAGGTACTGAGAGGAGCATTCAGCAAATCCTTAGTGAAAAGGCTGCACTAACCCCAGTGCCAGCTCTTGCAGGGGTATCTGGGGGCTTTCCTGGTGGCTCAGACACCTGATGGGACTAAAATGCAAGCTCTAGCACCTCTGTCCGGGGCCTGACACACTGGGGCTCTTGACACCTCAGAGTTGCTAGCCCTCACTGACTGCTGGCAGCTTTGGCCCCAAGGCTGATCAGCCATGTGAGAAGGTGGGCAGCTGGGAGGGTGAAGTCCTGGGTACTTCCTGGCCTCCCCGGAGAGGACTGAGGTCTTGGAGAGAGATGACTTGAAATGTTCTCCAAGGAATggccctctcctcctctccctgaaGCAGGACCAGGGCCCCAGCCACTCTCATTCCCATCTGGCCCTGACCATACCTGACTGAATTCAGAAGGGAAGGTTAGCAGTGCTTGGCTGGTAAGGACACACCTTAGCTGGGGTGACCCCATGCACCAAGGCATAAGATGGGGCCTGGCAGctagtaggtgctcagcaaatgtaTATTGGTATATTTAggcctgggaaaaggggtggtctTAACAGGGGATGGAGGAGAGGAAAATGTGGGGAACAATCTCTTGTGGGGAACAATCTCTTATAATCTAGGATGACTTGCCAGCAGGCCTGGCGCAGAGAGGACAGGATTCGGTCCTGGCACCACTTCCTAGCTAATTAAAACTTGGGCagctgatttcatttttaaaaacattattgtgTATTatttacatgccataaaattcacaCACTTGTGTACAATTCAATGCCCATGTGtggagttgtgcaaccatcaccatgatcTTATTTTACATCATTGCCATGGCTCCAAACAGAAACCCTGCACTCTTCCCATTTCCACCACAGGTCCTGGCAACCTCtatttctgtctctacagatttgtgttttttggacacttcatataaatggaaccacaTAAAACATGgccctttgtgactggcttccttTACTTAGCATGTCTTTCAGGTTCATGTTATAGTCTATCTGTACTTGTCCCTCTTTTACTGCtgagtattccactgtgtgggtATAACACATTTACCCATTCACCAGCTGATAACCAGTTGggttatttctaccttttggctactaTTAATAACACTGTCATGAACACTCACATGCAAGTCTTTCTCTTCAGTGCGTAATTTGGAGCGGAACTGCTGAGTCATTTGGTGACTCCTTTTCCTTTTAGAGGtaggctcttgctatgttgtccaggccggatatgaactcctggactcaggccatcctcccatgtcagcctcccaagtagttgggactacaagcgtgcaccaccacacctagcttgtttaatcttttgaggaagtgccagactgttttccaaagtggctgcatcattATACATCCCCATCAGCAAtgcatgagggttccaatttctccacatgcttgccaacatttcttttttttttttttttttaaaccaagaagtCATACttgtgggtgtgaagtggtatctcagtgggctttgatttgcatttccctagtaaCTATGATAATACTGAGCATCATTTCATGTGCTGCTTCActatttctttatcttctttggtgaaatgtccgTTCAAATCTTTTTGGGTAACTTGTATTTAACCTTTTTGAGCCTCATTTTActcttctggggaaaaaaaattatacccaGCTCCGAAAGCCATGAGATTGTATGTGAAGTGTCTGCAAGGGGCCTGCCACATACTGGGGGCTTTCCATGAGTTTTTAGTTTGCACTTGCTGTGTTGGCCCAGAAGAACGACTTCACGTGTGCCCTCAGGTTTGGAGTTGGAGCTGGGGCTGCCCTGACTCAGTGGAATGGAACAAGgctctcctcccttctcagcaGGAGAGTGAAGGAAGAACACCACCTACACAAGGGGCCATGGTGTTCCAGATGTTCTATTGAGCACTGCCTCATGGTCTCATTTAACACCACAACCTTTTGATGAAGCATGGGCTCCGTGTTCATAAGGGATGAAACCCTGAGGTCCAAGAAATTCAGTAACTTCTCCTGGGCTGTTACTGGGAAtctaagatttgaacccagagctAATGTTGATGCCAATGCCCACACCTTTCAAACAGCCCTGCTGCATAGGCAGGGAGTTCCCGGAAACAAGCACGAGGCACACACTGGCCTGCCTAGAGAGAGCACAGGATGTCTGGCTGTGTGCACGGCACGCCCAGCTGtttctgggaggctggggaatTGATGGCTAAGTACAAGGACAGCCCCACCACTGAGCAGCAGCACAACTAGGGGTAAGTTGCTTATCCCTCTAGGCCTCAACATCTTCTATAAGGTGAGGGAAAGAACAGTTCCTCCTTCAGAGGGCAGCTGTGAGAATCAAATGCTCACCACAGTGCCTGCCCCACATTGAAGCAGATGGCTTTCCCCTTTATTCTGGGCTGCTGTCCGACATCCCATGTAGCTCACTGGACTCTTCTGTCTTTGGCTTTGGCTCATTCTAGAACACCTCGATCTAGAGTCCCCAGGGCCTGGCCCCTTATTTCTCTCATTCCTACTTCCAGCTCTTGGACAATGCTCCCACAGAGGAGCAGGGAGGACCTCATAAGGGCGTCCAGTTCTGCAGGATGATTATTTAAGATTAAGCCTAAGAAAAgtaaggtatttaaaaataaactttattgaaGTACTTAAACTTAGCATTAACACTCTTTAAATGGTACACCTATGAAGCAAGTTAAATATAAACACAGTCTAATGCTGTACACTTGTGATTAACTGTGACAATCTTAAGTTGCTCACTTCTTTCCCATTTACCAATTCAGAGAAAAGCCCGTTTCATATTTTCTCTCACCTCTTTGCCTTGGCGTCAAACTAACCCTGCCTTGGGCTCCAGTTGCAGATCctccccagcccttcctcccAGCTGGGCTGACTCCAGTCCCAGACCCACTCTCCGCCAACTAAGGGGGATATGCAGGGTTGTGTCTGGCTTCCAGCATCTACCACCCTTCAGAGCATCTTCCAACACGGGACAGAGAGGAAGCTTCCACTGCTTGCTCTGAACAGATTTAAGGTTTTATCACAAGGACCTGAAAACTACCTGAGTCTGTCTTCTCCTTGCACAGCTGAGGAGGGACAACAGAGGGCGGGTGCGTTGGGGGGCAAGGCCTCTCAATTGAGAGCTCTGAATCAGAGGGGGTAGATGCTGCCTTAGTCCTTCTTGGTTCCCAGGGCCGGACTTCTTGTGAGGAGCTTCCCTGGGCTGGAGGGGGTCAGTGTGGAGACTGTAGGGGATTCCAGTTTCACTCTGTCTAGGAGGGTCTTCTTAAGGGCAGCTGGGGAGATCTTTTCTTGGTCGGCCATGGACTGTAGCTCTCTGCAGACAAACTCCCAGAAAAATTGAGGGAAGGCAATAAACCTTGGGGCCAGAGCTTTGAGTCTCCACTATCCACACAACCCTCAAGCTTGTTGATCTGACACCATCAAAAATTAGAGCCCCAAGACAAATGCTTCCCAACTAGTACTTCTAAGAAGTAAAGTACTAGTTAACTAAGTATGGGTTTGtcatatttatcttatttgatcTGAGCTAGACAGAGCCCCAAGTGTTATCTATGATTATATGGGGAAAGTACAGGGTTTGGAGTCATAGACTCAAATTAGAATCCTGTCTCCACCACTTCTTAGCTGTTTGACCTTGGGAAAATTGTTTCTGAGCCTCAACTTCCCATCTATAAGTCAAAGTTAATCCTGGCTAGCTGAAACGCAGTGAGCATTAAATTATGTAAGGCTTGCAAATTCTTAGGTAAACAAAATCTACTACTAAGTCATGGTTATTAACAGAGCACAGACTCCAGCACTGCTAAATGGGACCCAAGATAGCAGGTTACACAAATGGTGTTCGACTCGGCCCAGGGGCCAACTAGGAATGAAGGACCAGGGGCAGAGGACAGCAGGGTGGACTCACCGTGTTCGGACACAGGAGGCCTCAACTGCATTGATGAGCAGAGACCGGAAGCCCCCACTCTCTAGAAAGTGCAGGGCATGGATGGTGGCTCCCCCAGGGGAGCAGACGTTGTCCTTGAGCTGGCCTGGATGCTGCTCCGAGTCCAGCAGCATCTTGGCAGCTCCCTATGGGGAAGGGAAGGGTAGGGGAAAGCTGCTGCTGCACACTGGGATGGGCTTCCCCACACCCACtgctacctcagcttcccaaccaATCCCAGCCCCAGCTCGGTGACCCACAAGAACCCCCATTCCACACCCTGGTTCTGAACATGCAGGGGAAAGATACTAACCAGCAAGGCCTGAGCCCCGAGTCGGACCGCCAGGCGCCGTGGCAAACCCATTTTCACCCCACCATCAGCCAACGCGTCCAGAGCCATGAATGCCTGTGGGGACACTCACTAAGCCCCAGACCATAAGCACTGAAAGGCCTGTCCTAAGGTCTGCTTACTGATGACTGGAACTAGCTCCAAGGGTCAGCATCCTCCACCAACCAGCTATGCCCAAGAGGTGGGCGCCAATCCCTGCCCAAGACTGCCTGCCAGCCCATCTTGCTGCCTGGGTTCCCGGAAAGCTGAGTAAGCAAATGAGGGCCTCACATAGGCAGGCCCGCTGCCACTGAGCCCTGTGACAGCATCAATGAGGTCCTCTTCCACCTCAGTGCAGAAGCCCACGCTGCTCATAAGCTGCTCCAGAAGCTGCCCATCCTCCACCAGGGCATGGGTGCCTGTGGCGTACACTGTAGCACCCTCCCGCACTACCACAGGTGTGTTGGTCATGCAGCGAATCACTTTGGGGGCTGGCT
This genomic interval from Saimiri boliviensis isolate mSaiBol1 chromosome 14, mSaiBol1.pri, whole genome shotgun sequence contains the following:
- the PYCR2 gene encoding pyrroline-5-carboxylate reductase 2 isoform X1, which codes for MSVGFIGAGQLACALARGFTAAGILSAHKIIASSPEMDLPTVSALRKMGVNLTRSNKETVRHSDVLFLTVKPHIIPFILDEIGADVQARHIVVSCAAGVTISSVEKKLMAFQPAPKVIRCMTNTPVVVREGATVYATGTHALVEDGQLLEQLMSSVGFCTEVEEDLIDAVTGLSGSGPAYAFMALDALADGGVKMGLPRRLAVRLGAQALLGAAKMLLDSEQHPGQLKDNVCSPGGATIHALHFLESGGFRSLLINAVEASCVRTRELQSMADQEKISPAALKKTLLDRVKLESPTVSTLTPSSPGKLLTRSPALGTKKD
- the PYCR2 gene encoding pyrroline-5-carboxylate reductase 2 isoform X3; this translates as MSVGFIGAGQLACALARGFTAAGILSAHKIIASSPEMDLPTVSALRKMGVNLTRSNKETVRHSDVLFLTVKPHIIPFILDEIGADVQARHIVVSCAAGVTISSVEKAFMALDALADGGVKMGLPRRLAVRLGAQALLGAAKMLLDSEQHPGQLKDNVCSPGGATIHALHFLESGGFRSLLINAVEASCVRTRELQSMADQEKISPAALKKTLLDRVKLESPTVSTLTPSSPGKLLTRSPALGTKKD
- the PYCR2 gene encoding pyrroline-5-carboxylate reductase 2 isoform X2, with product MGVNLTRSNKETVRHSDVLFLTVKPHIIPFILDEIGADVQARHIVVSCAAGVTISSVEKKLMAFQPAPKVIRCMTNTPVVVREGATVYATGTHALVEDGQLLEQLMSSVGFCTEVEEDLIDAVTGLSGSGPAYAFMALDALADGGVKMGLPRRLAVRLGAQALLGAAKMLLDSEQHPGQLKDNVCSPGGATIHALHFLESGGFRSLLINAVEASCVRTRELQSMADQEKISPAALKKTLLDRVKLESPTVSTLTPSSPGKLLTRSPALGTKKD